From the Arvicola amphibius chromosome 2, mArvAmp1.2, whole genome shotgun sequence genome, one window contains:
- the Kcns3 gene encoding potassium voltage-gated channel subfamily S member 3 codes for MVFGEFFHRPGQDEELVNLNVGGFKQSVDQSTLLRFPHTRLGKLLTCHSEEAILELCDDYSVADKEYYFDRNPSLFRYVLNFYYTGKLHVMEELCVFSFCQEIEYWGINELFIDSCCSSRYQERKEESHDKDWDQKSNDVSTDSSFEESSLFEKELEKFDELRFGQLRKKIWIRMENPAYCLSAKLIAISSLSVVLASIVAMCVHSMSEFQNEDGEVDDPVLEGVEIACIAWFTGELAIRLVAAPSQKKFWKNPLNIIDFVSIIPFYATLAVDTKEEESEDIENMGKVVQILRLMRIFRILKLARHSVGLRSLGATLRHSYHEVGLLLLFLSVGISIFSVLIYSVEKDELASSLTSIPICWWWATISMTTVGYGDTHPITLAGKIIASTCIICGILVVALPITIIFNKFSKYYQKQKDMDVDQCSEDPPEKCPELPYFNIRDVYAQQVHAFITSLSSIGIVVSEPDSTDASSIEDNEDVYNTASLENSTTK; via the coding sequence ATGGTGTTTGGTGAGTTTTTCCATCGCCCTGGACAAGACGAGGAACTTGTCAACCTGAACGTGGGGGGCTTTAAGCAGTCTGTGGACCAGAGTACCCTCCTGCGGTTCCCTCACACGAGGCTGGGGAAGCTGCTGACCTGCCATTCCGAGGAGGCCATTCTCGAGCTCTGTGATGACTACAGCGTGGCGGACAAAGAGTACTATTTTGATCGGAACCCCTCCCTGTTCAGATACGTCTTGAACTTTTACTACACGGGGAAGCTGCATGTTATGGAGGAGCTGTGCGTGTTCTCCTTCTGCCAGGAGATCGAGTACTGGGGTATCAATGAGCTCTTCATTGACTCCTGCTGCAGCAGCCGGTACCAGGAGCGAAAGGAAGAAAGCCATGACAAGGACTGGGACCAGAAAAGCAACGATGTGAGCACGGACTCCTCCTTCGAAGAATCCTCTCTGTTTGAGAAAGAACTGGAGAAGTTTGATGAGCTGAGATTTGGTCAGCTCCGAAAGAAAATCTGGATTCGAATGGAAAACCCAGCTTACTGCCTGTCGGCCAAGCTCATTGCCATCTCCTCCTTGAGCGTGGTGCTGGCGTCTATCGtggccatgtgtgtgcacagcatgTCAGAATTCCAGAATGAGGATGGAGAAGTGGATGACCCTGTGCTGGAGGGAGTGGAGATTGCATGCATTGCCTGGTTCACTGGTGAGCTGGCCATCCGGCTGGTCGCTGCCCCTTCTCAAAAGAAGTTCTGGAAAAACCCTCTGAACATCATCGACTTCGTGTCCATTATTCCCTTCTATGCTACGTTGGCTGTGGACACCAAGGAAGAAGAGAGTGAGGACATTGAGAACATGGGCAAGGTGGTCCAAATCCTTCGACTCATGAGGATTTTTCGAATTCTGAAGCTTGCCCGGCACTCGGTAGGGCTTCGGTCTCTTGGGGCCACGCTGAGGCACAGTTACCATGAGGTGGGCCTACTGCTTCTCTTCCTTTCGGTGGGGATTTCCATCTTCTCCGTGCTTATCTACTCTGTGGAGAAGGATGAACTTGCATCCAGTCTCACCAGCATCCCTATCTGCTGGTGGTGGGCTACTATCAGTATGACCACCGTGGGCTATGGAGACACGCATCCCATAACCTTAGCCGGGAAGATCATTGCAAGCACGTGTATTATCTGTGGCATCTTGGTGGTAGCCCTTCCCATCACCATCATCTTCAACAAGTTTTCCAAGTACTACCAGAAGCAGAAGGACATGGATGTGGACCAGTGCAGTGAGGACCCACCGGAGAAGTGTCCCGAGCTACCTTACTTTAACATTAGGGATGTTTATGCACAGCAAGTACATGCCTTCATTACCAGTCTGTCTTCCATTGGCATCGTGGTCAGCGAGCCTGACTCCACAGATGCTTCTAGCATCGAAGACAATGAGGATGTTTACAATACCGCATCCCTGGAGAACTCTACCACAAAGTGA